tattcaatgaataagttttaaccaaggattgaaaagtCAGCCCTTAGTTACATAATAACTTACCGAATACCAAACTCTGCGATAGCGCCCCCTGGCTGTATCTCGTTGTTCTCAAAGCCGCACTCCTCGCACGAGAACGACATTAACACTACATTCTTGTAGTGTGGGATGCGAGTTAGGAGGAGGCGGGTCATTCCCTGCAAATGTAAAGTAGCTTTTGCTTGTACTGTATGGTAATGTgtgtttattcattttatttacgcATGACGAGGCTATACTAGGctcataaaacataataaaatatactttagtgcaaaattttataatttatacaaattatttttattttcgatTCCCATAAAATAAGCAtacatatattgtatagatataTTGGAAATGATTTCTGCAATtaccaaattaaatttatatgtcaTCAGacctatattattaatgtatgtatgtatacaatattatataacatacattgtaaattattatttttaacataaatataaccGAAAGAAGGTTATCTAACTCAGACCCGAGAgcgttatatttataattaccaATTACTACACCATTAAgacaataatttgtaaaaattgtatgtatgaactatgaataataactattatagGGACACACCCTATCTTATgtaataacttaatttatCCTGTAAAACTGCTCTAATTGCGTATTTTACTGAATAAATCATAGTATTTGTGTCttttatcacaaaaacatCGTAATGTTTACGATGCAATTTGGGGTTAGATTGtaaaggtaattttaataatatctagcaataaaattatgataaaatacacATTATCATCGTTTAGATCGTAATATTACGTAAAATAATAGCTAATACTGTCTCAAATACTCAATTCGTGTAAGAATATTTAGGAAGAAAATATGTTCCAGAAACCTccaataaaaaacttacattGCCATGACAATTCACACATAGCGACTCAATTTCTGTAACCTCCGGGTCTGGATCTTCACCTGTGAGGTCCCGGAATAGAGGTTTTTTCTCTACAGTACTCattttttacgtaaaatattaaattttccaCACTTCTGAATACGAAATGCGTTCGGCAAAATAGTGTAGTCACAACTGTCAACGTATTGACACTTGAAAGCTCGTTGAAAGTGACATATGACAAAAATGACATTGGTAAAAATGTTACTTTACGTATAATTATTTCCCAAATTTTAGGGCAAATGTAACGTACtgaaaaatactataataaatttagtttccAGCGATCTATTGGCGCTGCTATGAGACAATTATACAgctgtaaataaatttaaatgttttgctTGCTGTTTAAATGTTTCAttcttttcaattaatacataaataaattactaaattaGTGTAAGTCAATACCGCATTAGGTTAAGCCTGTAAAGgtaattgatgtaggtaatgataaataaataaataaaaataaatactttttactaAGCACATATCTAATCTTGCTGCAggtataacattataatatattctgtggtataactaataataattaatatacatgataggttttatcatAAAAGTATACAAACAATAGGTAAATGAAATGATAGTCCATATCCATCTACAAAGGTCAAGAGCCACGACAGTATATCGTGACATCATaactaattatatatattatgatcgCGATATACAACAATGTagtaaaaacaacaaaattctaaaatatagaACGATTACAATTTAGTCAACGCCTCCACAAAAACAGTAAGCAATATTGAAGCTCGgcgacaataattatttactaaaagaCCTTTTTTCTTATGCAAAAGTAAAATTTGTATCAATAGGCAAGGTCGTGAAACTATGCTAATTGTTTTACAAGTACTGgtcgaaataatattatattctcagtagtacataatattaactcaATGATTCTCAGCATATTAAACCGTATCCGCTTGTATTTGTTTCTTGAGTGACAACAaactttgtgttttttttttctagttgTTTAATAGATCGCAATCCtactaattttaaaacatgagttgaatataaattcaaatttacaaACATAGCAATGTCACAAATCGTGGGGGACCTAAAATGAtgtcatttgaaaaaaatacaaggCCTTGGAATAGCTAAGCAAAGGTAGCAATGTGACGTCATTGCATTATTTTTGTCGATTTGTCGCTTATAAACCGTCCGAATTAAAAAGTCGTGTTATATTGGAGCGTATGAAGAGACAACTGATGTGTAAATTGGTAGGGTTGTAATGTATTCCCGCGCGTGAAATCATGATTCAAAAGTATTTAGTTTATCATAGCGTTCAGTGTACTTAGTGCGAATTAGTGAGATATTGtgatatttgaatttatttttgttattttatatgtgaGTATCATATGCAAATTCATCGTCGATAATTTTATCATACCTATCTACTATATTTTGTTGAAGCAAAAAGTGGCTAGGCGGTATTAAACCGCGTTATGAATTATgatagtttaaactttaaagtttaacCTTATGGAGGTACATAGTTCAGTTTTTACgcgaaaatgtaaattattgttagCATTAAAAGAAACCGTGACTCTGTACTGTAGGCACATAATGGtacacataggtacctacgtaattttacataatttttgaatGCGAATTATTTTCTTCTAATCTGTAGGATTATCTTGTTatcttaaaatagattttcttCTACTTAAGTGCCATAGTCTATAATCTTTAATctatatacaatattgtacatacataattatacatatacaagAGAGGAGTTTTCCCGCTAATTCCGGATGGCGGTAACTCACATTTTCAATACGGAAAAACACAAGTGTACGAATCATTCGCTAATATTTTCCATACATGCGTGAAAACATTCGTACAATGTACGAATGTTGTTTAACTAATTATAATGCAGGTTTGTCGAATAAAACTAAAGAACATGTGCATTGGAGCGCTAAAATTCTTTACAACAAGGATGATTTTCGCTCAAGGCCAGGAAAACctagtaagtaggtacgtaATCATATTAAGTTTGAATTCTGAAAAAAAAGTCACAAAAACGTTTACGGAATTTTTtgatgtataaaattataattaagtaacaTAGAAAAAGAATAACTCgtagaaaaaattatttcaaggATACGGATAGGAGACCTATTTAGAATTTAGACATTATGTCATTTTTCTTTTACCGCGAGTAGGATGAAAAACTAAACCATATTCATAAATCTTAGACACTATAATATTACGCAAGCGAAGGCACGCGCAGAAGCAAGTCTATATTtctataacaattattttaattattagaaagtaaagtttgttagtttgtttgtaGTTTATCAGAAAGTTACATGCTTCATATGGCTACATTTTCCAACGCGAGTGGAACAGTGGCACTCAGCTAGTATATACAATACATTGTGATCTGTGATATTTAGTAATTCAAAcagaaatattttcaagtgcaaatgataaaaatacagCCAAGGCGATTACATCATCGCAAATAAACGATCACGTTATGTTTACAAACATGCGGTGCGAAATACATAAGTACTAAAACTGTTAATGTGACTGTCTGTTACGCTGTCACGGCTAAATCGATTGCGATGAAATGGAGGGAAAGAAGTTTGATAGATTTGTATTTCCTAAAAACCTGTCTAGTGAGTCTGAtgaaaagattttaaaatatgtttataaaatcaaaGTGTAAAGATCATGAACTCATGAGTAATAGTTATTGGCAAGTATATACGCCAAAAACTATGAATCACATctacacaatataaaatagttacaCCGTTCTTTACTAAATTATCTAGGAAATCTATAGGTAAAAATCTGAgtttaaatccgttaaaacACACTACTATCACAGTATTTAGAAAATTGTTGTTGGACTGTGGTACAATCATGAAAACCATacgtatgtaggtacatatccaaaaatgatataatttttgaaagcGATGCAGTAGTTCcagagattagcgtgttcaaacaaacaaattcttgaACTTTATATTGTAACTATAAATTGTGTAGATCCTATTAATACTCGCATCAAGTCATGTTTTTACGAAAAGTCCATGTCGTTTAGTGTATTTCTATTTGAAACTTCCAAATCGCGTGGTTTTAAACTGTTTAATTCACAGACAGAAATTTACTATCATTTGTAAGAcgaataggtattttttttcattatcaaaaaataattcatggATTAGAATTATAAAACCTGGCACGCGTTCAACACTTGACCTCACAACATTGAATAgtgcgataaaataaaaaattgcatacgctataaatatacatacctacgtcATTTTGTACATTCTAGGTTCCCTAACATTAacctaatccatactaatattataaactagcttccgcccgcgactccgtccgcgcggatgtcggtcttcgcgtggatggtttatttcaccattttgagtaactctgacaatgacatcttataaatatctattggacccaaatacggctaggccaaggcgaggcctataataatacgcaacgtgtgttcgcggttctacagaacaacgtctatggataaaactgaaaaattaagattaattttttctccgtatttttccaggataaaaagtatcctattttacgcccaggataataaggtataattataccaagtttcatcgaaatcgaaccgttagttttcacgtgaagccttcacatacagacagacagacagacagacaaaaatttttttaatcacatatttgggtttggtgtcgatccagtaacacccctggtatttattttttcaatattttcaatgtacagaattgacccttctacagatttattatatgtatagatgcgaatgtaactctgtctgtctgttactcaatcacgccttaactactgaaccaattttcatgaaatttggtatagagatattttgatacccgagaaaggacatatattactactaagtactttttaccccgggacataggataggttttattccggaaatcccacgggaacgggaattatgcgggtttttctttgactgcgcgggcgaagccgcggttggaaagctagtactaatattataatgaaatttgtaTGTTTGCTTGCTTGAACGCGGTAATCAAAACGGCTACGGGTCTGCTTTGAAATATCTTTTAGTGTTGAGATAAACTATTTATCAAGGAAGCCTTAGACCAGAAgaggagcaatgcgggtaaatccgcggggcacagctagttaatgCTCACATAGCCTTGTAAGTCATGTTGCTAACCGATACGGTGACATCACgtaaatgtacataatataaatattaaaagacgCGAAATTACTTAACTGCAAGGCCACGACAATACAAACTTATCAGTAATttgcttaaataaattataattgtaagtTTGTGAGTCTGTTTATAGGACACGCTCGAAAGTACTGAATTACCTTCACTATTAAGcttatagaataataataaatagtaactATCGTTATTATAGAATATACCTAGATTATGCTTTAATGACATAGGGTATTCAATTTGTTAGCATAATTGCATTTACATGACTTGTTAAtttgtaaaacaataaactaGTAAAAAGCGGAACGattttccataatattatttgattcaggaacattttattaaaactaccGCATAAAAATCCCATCCGATGATCCGAGTAAGATCTGCATAGGAATCAGtagggacagacagacagcggATCTTTGTTTTGTACCATGTAGTCTCTGCTTtgtcaaataatatttcttccatttCTACGACATTTTCCATTGATTCATAAAATTGacaaataatcattttatttttcagtaaaACCATGGGTAAAGATGACAAAGAAGACAGCGGCTTCGGCTTCAAAGACAAAGCCAAAGCAGAAGAGACCCTCCGTCTTCTAGAAGAACACGATGCTAACTACCGCAGATTGACGGTTAGAGGTCTATTGGGAAGGGCTAAAAGGGTACTCTCTAGTGAGTATCATACGTATACTACAAGCTTTCttttgaagtaaaaattcaaggtcgcgtcatggcaataccgtcaagTCATGGCGACGATTGGAGTATTTTTGAATCTTgcgaaagaagtttcacttctgacacgtgtgctcggcacgtacattttttttgtattgtacatcaatacaaaaaaaatgttactatTAATAAGAAGACTGAGTTCGTAGAAAAATATCCTgcgttttataaaaaacattcataaaatttacaattttccgACATTTTACAATTCTGCaagttattatatttgctgcacTATGATACCGTTTATAAACTAACTTTGTTGCTAAAAATGATAGATAtccattttttttagaattcagttcaaaatcaaatcaaattcgTAGTTTTTTTTCTGACTATATTTTATGGCAACTCTATTGATACGttcagaaatatattttttgtatgaaatatatttgtttactaATACTTAAAACTAGACTATGTGGGATCTTCTTCCTttgttattactttattttaaatatggatttatttatttcagtgaCAAAAGCggaagaaaaaattaaaaatataaaagaagcGATGGAAGTATTTGAGAATTGGCTCGCAGATCTCGATAAGAATAAAGAGAAGAAACCAGAGAAGAAGAAAGAGGTAGAAGAGAAGAACGGAGAGGATAaggtaagaaataattatacgcaaaatataataagacaaaataaaatctttctaAAGACAATTAAAGAAGACCGTatttacgaaatatttttttagatacaatattatcctctatttttatgtatttggtttaatttctaaaaataacgcCAAATacataaagaatttttaataaattaaaaatctggTCAAAACTGTGGGTAAAAAGCAGGGCCGGATCGTGAACTTGTGGGGCCCGGGGCTGAAACTACCCAGGGGcctttttttttggaaatgttcatattttcttaataagtacctacttactttcgcaattttgttattttaacataatcaaatttgattttaaatcgtTTCATTAGTTCAGGAGTCTATCGCGGACAAACAAAGTGACAAACAAAGTGAACTTATAATATACACGGTTGAAATGTCGATGAAGTGATGCTGTGACCGCGCGCTCTCTACCCTCTATCTCGAAAACGGTTCACCGTACCTatacaaaattttttaaacaaaatttgtggagaattttatattctacaatattgataataaatacaaatagcaaAAAACCCATAAGAAATGAGATATTTTTTGTGACCTTGTAGTTCCTTACACCCTACCATTTTGAGATAACTTTTAGGGTGTCAATATACAAGTATTTACAGACTTACTGCTGGGTGTCTCGAATTCCGAGATTCTTACCTAATTTAACCTTACATGACTGGGCCATAACTCTTTCGGGCTCGTACATAAGAGTTAAAACACTTCTTAATAACCGAATAACGCATTTCgttaaaaaatcacaaatgtttataagtatataaatttttaatagtacgttgatagttataataaatctgtattaataaaaagtatttgaataaacgagtacaaataaatattaatttatcgaaaaaaacaagttttttcGAAACGGTTTGGTAAAAAAACATGGCTTTAAAATAAgcctataaatatatattatatagccctctaaaaagagtaaaaagtgcatttttgaagtgaaacttctttaagcgcGTTGCCAACTGCTAAGTCGTTGGTTAAATGCTCTAAGGCTAAGTCGGATGACAATCTAGTGCTAATTTCTCCGGTactttttaagttatatttttgtaatatatgaaataaattcatgaatatatatctatactagtatctatacttattacctacttaatattataaagctgaagagtttgtatgtttgtttgaacgcgttaatctcaggaactactggtccgatttaaaaaattatttcggtgttagatagcccatttatagaggaaggctattatatCATCAGGCTAAGACCAAAAAGATCTAAGCCACGTGGGTGAAAtagcggggcgcagctagttattatcatgtatacctatacataaactagctgcgccccgcgaaactatttggttattttatataggaaGGTACCTACAGTGGTGGTCGTATAATTAGAAACACGTAACACAATGAAGTAGTCATCAAATTCATTTGACATTAGTGTATAATAACGTATTAGAGATTAagcattatttcatattatgtaatagaaCATCCGTTTATCTAGCTTTATAAgaaattgcttaattttaatcaaacgttagcttacattaataaaatttaacaactttAAGTGTAGTCTAATTTCCGAGTATTTTCAGTCTGgacaacaaattagaaacagcatgGTTTGAGTGTTCTAAAGTCAAAACCTATTAAAATgtcgttaatatttttttcttctacaaatatttgcaccattttttaaacattctatctaaaagtttctgaaaattaattaactttgcaataaaaatgggtaaaagtaagatttgtgacccatcaacaagaaaaatactcttaagtttacattttgacAAAAGCTGGAGTTACAAGAAAATTGCAAATCATTTAGTGTTCGATAAAAAGATATTCAATGTTATAGTCTATTTCAAAAAGCATGGTACTTCTGATCAAGTGTCTAGAAAAGCTTGACCATGAAAAATCACTGCTCACGAGGATAGGCAAATGATTCTTTTGGCAAAGATGGATCCATTTAAAGGCTCaaattctattataaaattaggttTTTCCGAAGATGAACCAAGCCATTGTGTCGATGAGATCGATTTGCAGGTGGTAAGTCGAGGCAAAATTGTTTGTGAAAGTGGCCAGGAAAGTACAGCTTCTTATTAGGCAGTACAGGGAATGACGATATGCATTTACTAAGAAATATTGCTTGTGGACAGTCCGCCagtgaaaaagttttattttgggacgaaacaaattaatttaatgaattctGATGGCAAAGGATACGCGCGTCGTCCAGTTAACCATaccttagataataaataaacagttaaGCATTGCGGAGGAAACATGTATGGGGTTGTTTTGAGATTGTTATAATCTTTATAGACAACAACGGCTTTACAACGTCGTGGCTTAGACTGAGATTGTCACACGTTTGCAAAAACATATTTCCTAATAGAATTGGAACCCTtaaatgaagaagaagaatTTGCCTATCCTCGCGAGCAGTAGTTTTCATGGTCAAGCTTTTCTAGGCACTTAATCAGAAGTACCTGCATGCTCTTTGAAATAAACTATAGCATAGAATATCTTTTTATCGAACACTCTAAATGATTTGCAATTTTCGTGTAACTCCAGTTTTTGTCAAAgtgtaaacttaaaattatttttcttgttgatgggtcacaaatcttacttttatccattttggtgcaaagttaattaattttcagatagaattaaacttttagatagaatgtttaaaaaatggtgcaaatatttgtagaagaaaaaaatattaacgacTTTTTAATAGGTTTTGACTTTAGAACACTCGAACcatgctgtttctaatttgttgtcCCGACTGAAAATACTCGGAAATCAGACTGCacttaatgttatttaattttattaatttaagctaatgtttgattaaaattaagcaatttcttataaaactacATAAACGGGTGTTCTATTGCATATGAAATAGTGCTTTATCTCTAAAACGTTAATAcacaaatgttaaataaacttgatGACTACTTCATTGTGTTACTGTTTCTAATTAAACGTCCACCATATAAAATAACCAAATAGTTTCaataaatgagatttattttctaaaagttGAAAATCAACATGCAAACATCCTTTTACATGTTAGCAAAAGTTATTGAAGTAGGTATGCGattttcatcattttttttttcgaaaaccgactacagatttttttttaaatatcgcCCATTGGTTTTATCGGAGTAAGGGGGCCCTTTTAACCTCGGGGCCCTGGGCTGCAGCCCATAAAGCCCATGGGTGGATCCGGCCCTggtaaaaagtatttaaaatgttattgcccATTAATGCCGTATCTACGTTTTTTTTGCAAGTCTTGTATAAGTGTTGCCATTttaccaaaatattattttcccaattTTCAGGAAGAAGACTCAGATGTAGAAATGGAAGAGAAGAAACCGGAAAAGAAAGAATTACCGGCTGATACCGTGCCGGGGTTAGGTTTTAAAGataaggtaatattttaattaatacactttttaataaactctcattaaatgttttataattatacgtATTTTTTGCCTTATTTTATATGGTTTTTCGTCAAGGCTTTGACGCAGCGTTCAAATATCATGAAGAGCTCGTGTAGATTCTTTATATTGTtggaaatgttatttatataaagcattttattcgttttagataataatttatttcatttaattttaaaattcgtaTAAACTGTCTATACTGTCTAATTTTAGCTTAAAAGTTATAACACAAACACagaatagtaaataataaacatataattaaattatacaatctTTATTCCACAGGAAGCGGCTGAAAATACCCTCAAAGAGTTGGAAGGTCGAGATCCCGATTATCAGAAACTTGCTGTAAAGGGCCTTATTGGAAGGGCTAAGCGTGTGTTGACATGTAGgtgttatttcttttttttttaaagaaagtatttgaaaaaaaaaaaaataatttccattttttataattatttccagGCACCCGAGACGAAACAAAACTCTCAAACATAAAGGAATCCATCACGATCTTCGAGAAGTTTCTCGACGATTTCGACACAATGCACTTGAGTAAACAGAACAATCCGTATGTCAGTTTGAGTGTTGTGAGGACTTGTGTGGAAATGGCTGGGGATAGTGTTAGTGAACAACaggtatttattacttatttatttatttgtagtattaaaaatataggtttATTAAGTAGGGACCAGATGAAAAACTTAAGCTTATCAGTGATTTCTTCCACGCTAGctgaagtatttttatagcaaTTTTTGtgtaagtgaaacttctttaggcgcgttgagagtaaaatttcgaggtcgcgtcatggcaatagcgtcacgtcatggagtaaggcgacgattttgacgcgtgtgctcggcacatacgctctttttttaatttattcaacagATTTATTGACATACatgtttttttcttctttttaacaaataaaacatttcagAAAGCGTTCATAGCAGCATACACATCTGTGAATGGCGAATACAAGAGATTGAGAACTGTTCTAGAGAAGGAAGATGGGAAATCGTGGGATATTGTGAGGAATTCCAACTTAAAGGAGCTGAAGGAAAAggttatatttatagttatagtgatattaattattcctatTATAAACGAGAAAGTATGTaagaatgtatgtatgtttattactctttcacgcaaaaaccactgaacggattttgatgatactgGGCAGTAGCGTatgtaatacaataatacgtaagctgtagaaatgcttattgaaaatgtataattattaatttgtgtgTTTTAGATGAATGTGATATCTAATTAacccattttaaaaatgttttctagTATTGAAATGCTTGCTCAGTCACTGTCTACAACCAAACTCCTACGAAACGGCTAAACcgatttttgtgtatttttgtgTCATACGAGTACTTAGATAGATCTAAGAATAGGTCATCAAAAATGACATTTTATTGCAGCACGCTGAAGCAAAGCTCTTCAACGAAAAAGACGAACCAACACCCGAACATCTAGAAATGTTACTCTGGGCATATTCACCGGAACTTGCCAGAGTTAAAAAACTTATACCAGAGACTAAAGAGTCCAAAGATGACACACAAACTGACAGGAAGAGACGTCACAGTGACAGGGAGGAATCTCCGAGCAAGAAGAAAAAGGAATAATGTGATTTatggcatttattaataaatatttgtttttttttttgttgtttgattTCCTTCTTTCGTTGTAACTCTTTTTGCAAAAGCAGTTGGGGCCGTATTATGAcctcttatttccagacaCTTTACGCCATGAATTGAACTGACTTGCAAATTCATATTGTGATTTCAATATCTGTGGCATCATATTgctatcataatatgaattgccagtcagttcaattcacaGCGTAATCTGTCTGGAAATACGTCATAATACGGCCTCAGGATCTGCTTAAGATAGATTATAGTCAGAAATACATGATATTATACAAAGGCAAATAGTTTAAAAGCAGTACCTATCAACAAAAGCCGCGGGCTAGCCATATAGCTTgtagttttaaatacctatgttttgGACGTAAATCAGATAATAAGTAGAAGATACATAACATTCCTAATATGTACTTTTCTAATAGAGCATTGGGCTGAGATACCATTGGACatgtgattaataaaataagcttAGTTACATAATTACATTTCGAAACACAATAAAAGATTACAATATCAAGGTATAATTTATGTGGAAGTAAAATCTTAGTCAAATGgacagaatatttatttacgtttagaagcaaaaaaaaaatacatattataagaataCGCAAGTGTACGCGAGGCCATTTTACTTACGTTTTATACAAATCAATAATGTAATTCAAACAATTTGtcgcaatttatttaaatttaaagaaaatgcaACAATGCTATGCTGTgttgtaaaacatttaaccTCCTGGGGCCTGcggtcatatatatattacatagacaataaaaaaatatttcaacgccATCTTTTGCGTATATGCGGGAATAATACCTCTAATCGATGTAGTGGTATGTCATCCGCTATACTAAACGGTTTTTGGTTATATAAGTGACAGTGATTTGAAGTATTCTCATTTCGAAGTTGACGGTGGCTGTGCGACGGCAAACACGTGGTCAGTAATCTTACATTTCTAGTGGTACCATTCGTATATTGCAGTATATCTTTGtatatctaattataaaagatattatttctgcaaccgcaatagttattttgaaagataaatctaaaacttgtgaaaaatatgaatgttttcttttatgtcaTACTGGTAAGACATTTGGTCTCAATTCTTGCCGATTTGGTATTGGTTACAAGGGTCCcatgtattacctatatgacattctttagtttatgttacagatttcattataattttcaaggaTT
The Colias croceus chromosome 30, ilColCroc2.1 genome window above contains:
- the LOC123704710 gene encoding uncharacterized protein LOC123704710 isoform X1 — its product is MIFAQGQENLVSSKTMGKDDKEDSGFGFKDKAKAEETLRLLEEHDANYRRLTVRGLLGRAKRVLSMTKAEEKIKNIKEAMEVFENWLADLDKNKEKKPEKKKEVEEKNGEDKEEDSDVEMEEKKPEKKELPADTVPGLGFKDKEAAENTLKELEGRDPDYQKLAVKGLIGRAKRVLTCTRDETKLSNIKESITIFEKFLDDFDTMHLSKQNNPYVSLSVVRTCVEMAGDSVSEQQKAFIAAYTSVNGEYKRLRTVLEKEDGKSWDIVRNSNLKELKEKHAEAKLFNEKDEPTPEHLEMLLWAYSPELARVKKLIPETKESKDDTQTDRKRRHSDREESPSKKKKE
- the LOC123704710 gene encoding uncharacterized protein LOC123704710 isoform X2, yielding MGKDDKEDSGFGFKDKAKAEETLRLLEEHDANYRRLTVRGLLGRAKRVLSMTKAEEKIKNIKEAMEVFENWLADLDKNKEKKPEKKKEVEEKNGEDKEEDSDVEMEEKKPEKKELPADTVPGLGFKDKEAAENTLKELEGRDPDYQKLAVKGLIGRAKRVLTCTRDETKLSNIKESITIFEKFLDDFDTMHLSKQNNPYVSLSVVRTCVEMAGDSVSEQQKAFIAAYTSVNGEYKRLRTVLEKEDGKSWDIVRNSNLKELKEKHAEAKLFNEKDEPTPEHLEMLLWAYSPELARVKKLIPETKESKDDTQTDRKRRHSDREESPSKKKKE